Genomic segment of Hydra vulgaris chromosome 08, alternate assembly HydraT2T_AEP:
tttaaaatttctcaagAGTATCTTTTGACCAACAACAAATTTTGATGACGTTGCATGCTTTCTGTCatagtctaatttttttttttttatgaaaaaacaatattattcaTGGCTTTTTCCTCAATTCCTCTTTtcatttgtaaagttttttggaaaacctctttatcataaacaggtTCATAATTATCCCCATTGAGTATATCTGTGTATTTTACATCAATCGGAAGGCAAGGCTGTCGGTTATACATAGAGTAAAATGGTGAATACCCGCTTGAATCGTGCACTTTAACACGTAGAGCAAAAAGGATTTCATCTAAAACTGATACCCAAcctaaaacattttcatttaagaCCTTGATAATGGCTTTCTTAATTGTCTGATTCTGTCTCTCTACAAGGCCATTGGCTTGTGGATGGTAAGCCGAGGTGATACGTTGCTGAACTCCAGTCATGTCGTGCAGTGCAATAGATACTGAATTTACGAACTCTCGACCTTGGtcatttatttgtatttgaaaacaaCCATGTctgcaaataactttgtaaagaAATAATGCTACTGATATTGCTGTTTTGTCAATAAGAGGTTCAGTCCACTTAGAGAAATAATCAATAAGAACAATAACGTAATTGAATCCATTTGATGCaggtaatttaattaaatcaacaTCAACTTACTTCATTACGTGTTGCTCTCGTATAACAGGTTTTAAAGCAGGAGACACTTTAAGGTTTTTGTTAGAGGTTTTTTGACATCGTTCACATtgagtttttaatgttatatttgtaaataattgatgatttaaaacaTTCCGATTATGTGATTATCCACTCTTAAACTATGTAATATAACACAATAccatttgaaattaatttggaCACAATTCAGAAAACCTAAATTTAGTTAAGGCTAACTATGCGTGGTTTTGTGGGCTCTATAAtcttattaatttagttttgtgtGTGTTAATCCAAATAATATTAGCGTAGGAAAGATGACAATGAACAAGGCTGAAGTAAAGCATTTTTGTGTGATTTATAATCAAGAAAGGCCCTAGATTTATATGATGCACTTATAGaagaagatatttttgtttcaatgagACTAATGTTTTTTCCATGATAGGTTCTCATCAAATATTACCAAAATATACTCACCAAAAACCTTGTATGATTTACTCGATTTATTTCATTTCTATTGATTGACAGTTTTGGCAACTTTAACGAAAGAttagttaattgttttattttaagagagtaaaacttgttttttcacaATGTAATGATAACTTATTAGCTATAAACCATTGGTTAAAGCTTTCTAGTTCAGTGTTAATTGTTTCGAACAGTATTTTTACATCAGAGTTGTTGTagaataaataagtaataatgaaTTATTAcagcaaaataaacaaataaataaataaagttgtaaaatgCCTTTAGAAGAGGTTTGCAAAATcatagcaattttaaaaatactgcaatttttttaaaacttttgcagATTATGACAATAAGAGTAAAATATGGTAAATAAATCAATTAgaaaaatcaacaacaaaaaaaacagtaaaaacgaagataatatttaaaaatgcaagtaGAGAAAAAAGAAGGTATATTATTTACAAGTGCAAATATCCTCAATTAgtcaaaaaagaagatatattaCATATAGTGAATATAGgatatatagtatttaaaattataaatagacCCCAATagtcaaaataagaaaaaaagaagaggattctcatttagatttttattaaatttacttaaaaagatTTCAGGAGTTAGAGTAttggtatatttatacataaagcTTAGGTGttgataaatgtttatttgatatATGTTCATCTTTTTCATATCCATCTTTAAAGGTTTAGTGTGATCCCCcgttttttgttgtatataattttttcagcatgtttttgttaacaaagaacttttttaagttttgttggttgaCAACTTGCCCACTTAATATTTGCTTAAGTAATGTAGCAATGAATTAAGCACAAGTATACTAatgattttactaatttttgattgtatatactttatatgTATGAGCCATGATAAATGACCATCCACAataactcctaaaaactttatagtaccttgttttttaatgcgtttataatttataataagttttggcgGTTTTAGAGGAGGGTTATCTTcttgtgtttttatataaaacaaggtATTGGTAGGAATtgtgttttttcaacgttaagagaaagtttatttgacctgaaccaatcatttagtttttctaattcAATGTTTATGTGCTGACATGCTGATATTGATCATTAATATtgctatttgataaaaatagatttgtattgTCTGCAAACCTAATAGCATTTAGTTTTACTGATgcgttattaaaatcattaacataaattaaaaataagagcgGTCCTAGGATTAATCCTTGAGGCACTCCACACAGAATATTCAGTATTCcggatttctttttttgaacatattttttttctaatagattgataactttttatccaaTGATATAATTTATTGCATACCCCGTaccattttagtttttctaacaGAATAAAGTGATCAACGGTTTTGAATGCCTTGGATAAACCTATGAATACTCCGagagtaaaaaactttttcaaaaccatCTTTTATTTGATCAATTAATTCAATAATGGCATGTTCAGTTGGTTGTAGTTTTTCTGAAATCCCAATtgttttggataaaaaaaaatttttgcgtGAAATAATCAAAGATTACAAACTAAACGCTCGAAGATTTTTGAGAAAACAGAAAGTGCCAATATGAGTCTGTAGTTAGATACGTCAGCGTGATCATCGTTTTTATAAATTGGGTATACTCTTGCAAGTTTAAATATATCAGGAAATATTCCTCGATTTAAAGATAACTTACTATAAGGAACAAAGATTTtgtaatgctttttttgttagatataggggttttaaataattttaaaaattaagctgcgtcaaattcaaaaaaagttaagtcACTAACATACATTGTTGAATCTactgatttttttagatatgttttaaATGATGTAGAAGttggtataattttatttgctagaCTAATCCCAACATTTGTAAAGTCTTTATTAAACTTGTTTGATGTTTTATTAGAACAAAATATATctgatttattaatattaattttttgatgtaatactgaactttttattttacttcgaCCATAATTTTTCCTGAAACATTTGGACAAGGCAATCGCAACACATTGAAAAGAAgatccaaataaaaaattttaaaggaacTAAACTTGCTTTTGAATAAAACGGCAgaagtattataaaaataattatgtactttatttaaatattattctattCCATAAAAGAAACGCATGCGAATCGCGAAGCAGCGGTTTGCCGACCCCTGTTATAAACCATGATCCGGGCTTTAGGGCCACATTTAATTAACAgccaaaattaattaaatacacaGTTAATACTTCAACAAACAACGTTAAACAGCTTAGATCTAATCCCGAATGGAcgatgaatatatatttaaataaatggacaatgaataataaatgaataaatggaCAATGAATAAtgaagatattaattttaataatggaaattagaattaaaaatatcgaaaaattatcacaaacaatttttaagaacaaaaaagaaGTTTGCTCAAAGAAACAGAAAGTCTATTTAAAGACCAAGAAAAGATACACAAATAATGAGTgggaatataaaaataattgactgATTAAAACTGATAGACTCgacaaaatagaaaatgaattaaatatgaACAGAGTaaatatgcaaaatattaaaaaggttgttaaTGATGTGAAAGAAAATTTCaactttcaagaaaaaaaataaaggaataaTTAACACAAATAAGAAAGGGATATGAtcttgaaactaaaaatataaataaaaaaaatactgacttAGAAAACCGCTTTCGTTGTAACAGCATAAGAACCGATGGTCTGAAAGAGTCGCCAAGAGAAAGTGACtaaaaaatatgtgaaaaaaatattcataaacgATCATAAAGTTTTAAGCAAAGTGTTTGTGAAACGAGCGTATCAAAATGGGTcgtataaagaagaaaaaactccATGGACTATCGTAGTAAAACTACTAAACTTTTTCAAAGAGACTACAGAAGAGAGAAAAAAACTTTGGGATGAAGTTAAAATTCTTCGTAATCAAGGTAAATTTGTAAagattgaatttaataaaatttattgctgCGAATTtagaatataagaaaataagttttgcgTAAGTTGAAGCGATCGAATAATGATTCTCTTTACTAATCAGTAAACAAACAATAGATTTCGctacactttaatattttcaaattggcaaataactttttacttaataacttttacgACCCAGATTAGCATTTTATTAATGGGAATAATTTTAATCAGAAGCTATTCTTCGATTAAAATTAGGAGGGATGGGGGTAGGTGAATCCTTAAAACGTACTGAGTGGCTCTTAAAAAAAAGtccaaaaactaaaattcaccCGATTAAAATGTGTCAAATACCCGAGTAGTTTTATGCAGATAAAGTTTAGCAATTGACGGTGTTTGCTCCGAGCTAAGTACTACTTCCAAATCTGTATTAATTACTGCTGGGTCAGTTCATTCCAGTTGACAGAAGTTATGTAACTGGACCATGAATGAAGTAATTGGCATAGAAAATGTAATCTtctataatgtaaaataaaaagacgtctttcaTTGCAAGACAGAATTGGTATTTTGTTAAATCATTATTTCAAGTGCAagtgtaaaaatgttattaacattCAGACaaatttataatgttattattttctttgccGAATCTTTCGCCATCTTTGCAGTGCATAGTAATTGAAACTCTATTCTAAAGCAAAGTATTCTGAAAGTAGCTGAAATAACGGTTCTGAAATTACTCAAACGATTTCGAAATAGGAGTGGAATTGCATAATATTGGAAAGTAATGCCATTTCATTCGCTAATCGAATGACTTTGTTTACAACAAAATCATTTAAGTTAGTAATGCAACTTAAgttagcaatttaaaatatgaaagtttaaaatatatagagCTTGCTTTCACCAGTAGTAGCAATTAGTGACAGTTAAAAAGTAGTTTAGTTCAAAGTTAAGCTTGTTGTGTTTAGCTTtcatttagaaataaaactatttagatGCACTAGCGTTACCAGACACAGgtgagaaaataaaaatgtatgctAAATGAACTAAGTAGACAAATCTCTCTTTGAAAtccaatttcaaaaacaaatattctgTGTGATATTAAACGGGTTACAGTTCGTTTTAGCGCGGAAAAAcagatttctaaaaattttagctttcttttgtacaaaaaaaaaagaacagaaaagaattaaataagtaaagcaGCCAAATTAAAGCAGAAACAATTAAGACATCAAGATAAATAACAAACACATGAAGAAACAATTAAGACATCAAGACAAATAACAAACACATGAAGAAACAATTAAGACATCAAGACAAATAACAAACACATGAAGAAACAATCAGACATCAAgacaaataacaaaaacattaagaCATCAATGAAGACAAATAACAAACACATGAAGAAACAATTAAGACATCAAGACAAATAACAAACACATGAAGAAACAATTAAGACATCAAGACAAATAACAAACACATGAAGAAACAATTAAGACATCAAGACAAATCACAAACACATGAAGAAACAATTAAGACATCAAGACAAATAACAAACACATGAAGAAACAATTAAGACATCAAGACAAATAACAAACACATGAAGAAACAAGTAAGACATCAATGAAGACAAATAACAAACACATAACAAAAGTTCACAAAGCCGATTTTCGGTGCATAAATTTTAGGaatgttaaatgcttttaattaataactttaaatctcaaaaaatttctgaGGTCTCGATACCACGAGTATGAGTCTCCTAAACAATCTGGTTATGCTAAGTATTGAATTTAGGATTGCAGTTCATATAGACTTTGAGACAGTAATCCAAAACTTTGTAAAGAAGAAGGCACGCAAAGCGatcatgtttaaataaaactggtgacattaataaatttttttgtcatttataCTATTATGTGTAACAAAATATCTATCGTTTAAATGCTTCTGTGAAAGGAATAAATATTAATGTTGCTTCAATATAtgattctaatttttattagagTATATAGTAGAATagatttattcatatatattttttttttatatgtttatatataacatgttcatttatttatatatttatagtttcttGAAGTTGTAGTTCCTTTTAAATAGCGTTAAAGGCTTTCATATTAGCCGATAAAAACTAATTGCCTACCCATAACTATAAGATATTTTCATTGAGTTGGTGATAAAATACCGTAAAATCGCCATAGTTCGGTCGCCATGTAACTTTAGTTATTTATgagtaaatgacaaaaaaattctgcgtatttcaatttttacaaatttttttcttcaataatttttgttgacaATTTGTTCATAagaatcataaaaaaacttattgcagCAGAttttaaacgtttatttaaaatctgCTGAAACATTGTTTGTAAAACGAGTGTTTCGAAATTATGAACACACTGCAAAAAATCGCTTTGTTTATTTCTCAATACTgcactatttaaaataaagaaagtattGAATAAAACGTTCAAATTTAGCAAGTCAATCaagtcaaattttgattttcaaatattaagtactctttttctaatatatatatatatatatatatatatatatatatatatatatatatatatatatatatatatatatatatatatatatatacatatatatatatatatatatatatatatatatatatatatatatatatatatacatatatatatatatacatatatatatatatatacatatacatatatatatatatacatatatatatatatatatatatatatatatatatatatatatatatatatatatatatatatatatatatatatatatatatatatatatatataatattcgaACCTCCTAGGGGAACAAGAACTTACTTTGATTAAACAAAACTTCGAATAACTGAAAACCATGTACCGAATAAAGTTTGTTAAGGAAAATTTAACGGGAAcataaattgctttaaataagCGAAAACTCAAACAAGTGCTAGTTCGAACAACCGGAAGTTTACTGTATTTGTAAGTTTCAATAAACATATTGCACAAAtacaattgtataaaaataactagctattaaaaacaaggaaacaatcttaataaaaaaacaatcaagtattgaaaattttcataacattgaaagcttttttattattctaaaatctttaatttttcactagagctttagactttttttgaacttctttaggaaaactatatttgaaaaatagaaaaaccatcaaaacaaatgatattcaaaagtaagattttaaagttaaaaagtaggGGGTTTGGAGAGCAGCATAAAAACAATCAGTAAAATTGAATGCATTTGtcaaaattaaactaataagtCTTTTTTTCTCTCTTGTTCCTGAGCCCAAATTCCTtttcgttttttgtttaaattaagttctggtatttgtttatttgttgatATGTCTCCAGCACTCATTTTTTCATTGCTTTGACATCTcgtgttatcaataaaaatacattcgttgcttttgctttttgtttcgTCTTTTGACGATGTGCTAATTCCCACATTAGTTAAGATTTCAAAACTTTTGCTTGTATCTGATAAACTTTGTTTGTATGGTCGAGGCGCATAATAATCACTTGAATTAAAGCTATTTTCACTTGATGAAAATCGCTTTCTTCCGACTTTAAGCTCAGCAATCAATTTAACATGTTGAATTTTCAGTGACCGAAGCTCATTTTCCagctttttcttatttttatctgCTTTgctatagaaataaaaataattttctattttaattccatgcaataagctttttttttataattagatatTCAGATGcaaatttattcattaaaatgcGATGTGCATGTTCCAAaaggttttgttgtttttggttataaaattcaatatatatcttGAGAacaaatagaataaattttcttttaattttgataagaaGTTTATATTAAAGCAACTTACCTTAGtttcttataaacaaaaaatgtagtAATGATCAAAAGAAGAAGTAAGCCCCCACAAACCGTTCCTAACCAAATATTGACATTGTCCATAACTGAAACAAAAACGCGTCGTTACTGTAAGATTACAGTTAAAgctttttaccataaaaattttgattggttGTTTAAAATCTCACCTCCTGATGCTTTGATTTCGCAGAGTGAACCAAAATAATCCCCAGTGCATCTAAAACAgacaaaaacaactaaaaaggAACATTTTACTAATTAGACTGTCATTTTCGCACAACCagatgttttaaatgttaatgttGACACAAAATTGCTAGTTAAAaagctgaaaatattttttgaaattgaaaaactgttgtttttttcttgataaaaaatgtttgaaaaatcaaaaatggggggggcaaaaagttaaaaataaaagtaataggTAGTTTGTGGGTGGGTAGTTTGTGGGTGGGTAGTTTGTGGGTGGGTAGTTTGTGGGTGGGTAGTTTGTGGGTGGGTAGTTTGTGGGTGGGTAGTGTaggtgaaaaaaactttattttattaacttatatgaagtaaaaacttttagttttgagaaaataaattttgtgaagGCTGCAAGTTATCCTCATTAAACCATTTTTTAGAAATCACCCTCATTTAAAATAC
This window contains:
- the LOC136084419 gene encoding uncharacterized protein LOC136084419, producing the protein MDNVNIWLGTVCGGLLLLLIITTFFVYKKLSKADKNKKKLENELRSLKIQHVKLIAELKVGRKRFSSSENSFNSSDYYAPRPYKQSLSDTSKSFEILTNVGISTSSKDETKSKSNECIFIDNTRCQSNEKMSAGDISTNKQIPELNLNKKRKGIWAQEQERKKDLLV